In Methanoregula formicica SMSP, the DNA window CGCACCGGATCGTTTCCGTGAGGAAAGTACAGGCAGCCCTGATCTGATCCGGGCCGGGCACCACAGGACCAGACTTCCGGCACTCCTCAATGAACGCAAGCAGCAGGACAAACCGGGCTGCGCTCACGGATTCCGGGTCGATATCGGTGCCGAAGACTGAGGTGCTGAGAACCTTCAGCAGCTCTGAAATGGTCAGTGGCCGGTTGTTCCGGCCCTGTTTTTTCCGGACACGGTTGCGAAACAGTGCAAGGAGGAAGAGCCCGGCCCCGCAGGCCGGGTCAAGAGCCCGGATCTCCCGCATCTCTTCCCGGGCATTTTTGCTTCCGTTCCGGACGGCACTTGTTACAACCTGTTCAACAACTTCCTGCGGGGGAACATCGACAGTTCCGGTATAGAGGAGCGCGGATTTCCCCACCCGGGCAACACGATACCCTTCACCAACCTGAAGGCGCGTGGCAACAACATGATCGAGAACCGCTGCAAGATCTTCGGGCGGGAGCCCCGCCACCGGGTCAGGGAGCTCCGCGCTGTCCAGCCTGCCGATGGCATCACGGAGCGGCTCATCGTTGACCACGGGCAGCGCACGGGAGCCCGCAGGTCCGGGTTCAAAGAACCGTTCCGGGTCAAGACCGGCATCGGAGCAGGCGCGCCCCATGCGTTGTGTAATCCCATTGCATCCTGCGAGATCCGCGAGCGTGCCGGGCTCCGTGAACCCGCATGCCTGGCCGGTTTTCAGGAAGAGGATTTGCATGAAGGCCGAGACGGTGAGGTAGTTGAGATCGTGATCGGTAATCGCGTGCGAGTCACTGACAAGCCTGCGGGCAATGCGATCACGGGTGAACTCTAAGGCCGAGAGCAGGACTGCCCCACCAGGGGAGAGGGCATCCTGTACCGTTCTTTCCGATGCCGCCAGTCCAGCCATTTTAGTAAATAATGGATCTGGATCCCGATAAGAGTGTGGCGGAGCCGGTAAAATTGGTGGAAGGAGGTGCTTTTGCTCCGCGAGCATGCCGCCATTCTGCCGTTGTTCTTCCCCGCGGGACCGTTCCCGCGACAGAACAGTTAAGGGCTCCCATGACAACAAGGGGATAACCGTAATTGTACAGTCACCGGATCCGGGGAGAGATCATGGCAGCAAAGAGACCAGCAAAAAAGAAGACGGACAAGAGTCCGGCACCTGTACAGGAAACGCCAGTACCAAAGGTGCCGCAAAAAGGAACGGAAGCGGGGGGTGTGCCGGAGGTTCCTGCTGCATCGGAACCCGCGAGTACACCGGCCGCCGGACCGCCAGCTGCTCCGATACAACCGGAGCCCGCACCGGCAAAGCCCGCGGCCGCCGGCAGGATGGCAAATGCCACCGCAACGCAGGCAAAGACCTTCGAGGTCGTTGTCTTCACGCTCGGAAACGAGCAGTTTGCGATCGATCTCTTCGATGTCAAAGAGGTGGTCGAGTACACGACCATAACAAAGCTCCCCAATGTCCCGCCCTACATCAAGGGGATCATGGATCTCCGCGGCGAGATCACGACTATCATCGACCTGCGGAAACGGCTCAGCCTCCGCGAAGATCCCGGGGGAGTTCCTGAGAACTCGCGCATCATCGTGCTGGACAACAGCGTCACCAGCACAAAGACCGGCATCCATGTCGACGATGTCACATCCGTCTCCACGTTCGAAACCACGCGGGTGGATTATGCCTCGGGGGCCATGAACAACGAGGATGAGGCAATCCTTGGCATCATCAAGAAGAAGGTGAAGGTCAACGACACGGAGACAAACGAACTGATCATATGGCTCGATATCCGGAAGCTCATCGAGGATATCGAGGCCGACTGACCTTCTTCTTTTTCTGCCGGTTCTCTGCGGTTTGTCTTCCTCTCCGTCCCTTTTTTCAGAAACTCCCCGCTACAAAGAAACGGTTATCCTGCCGGCACGCACAATCCTCGTGAGAGACAAACCGTTCCAGTGACCTGCCATGCCGGAGATACCAGAAGAAAACGCTACAGAAGCCCGTATTGCCTTTCGGACCATCGCCCACCTGTACGATGCTGACGATCCCTCACCCGAACCGTGCCGGGAACTGACGGACCGGGCCGAGGGCCAAATCTTCCGTTCCGTGGTCGACAAGGCGAAGGGTTCCCGCCGCGAGCTGCGCAATTCCATTGAGATTACCCTCCCCGCGTCCGATCTCGCACCGGGCCGTGACAGATCCATTGTCTCGGCAGTCCGGTCCCACTTCCAAATCCGGGCAGACGAGATGCAGCGGAGCATGCGGCTTACCCAGAGGGCCGGCCTCCGGGAGATCCGGCTCACCATCGCGGTCTGCGTCCCCTCGTTTTTGGGTATCGCTGCCTGTTCCCGGTTCCGGGGCGATCCGCTCATCGAGGTGATCGAGAACGTGCTCGTGATCTTCTGCTGGGTCACGATCTGGCAGCCCTTCCAGTCGCTCGTCTTCGACCGGTGGACCCAGAGCGTTACTGCAAAAGTGTATCGCCGGATTGCGGAGATGGAGATCCGCGTGCTGCCCGATGATGACACGCTGCCCCGGGCGCGGGGATAATGATAATACCCCGGCCGGGGGTACAAGCATATGATCCACCATGGAACCTGAAATCCTGACCCGCGGCATCTTCGCCCTGATCGTGGGCGTCCTCTGTTTCCTCATCCCGACCGGGATGCAGGCCGTGTTCGCCTACCTTGTCGGCATCTTCCTGCTGGTACTCTCGATCGTCACCGGCGCCATCTCCATCAGCGAATCCGGGAAGGTGCACTGGGGGGTGCTGGTCATCGCCTACTCGCTGGAGGCCCTGCCGTTCCGGATCCTCCTTGGCGTCAGCGGGTTCTTTGCGCTGCTCTTCGGTATCATCATCGGTTTCGCCCCCCTCCCGACCGAGGGATCGGTGATCCTGATCCTGCTCATCGGGGTCTTCTGCCTCTTCTTCAGTATCATCAGTCTCATCACCGGCATGCTGATGCACAAGGGCGAAGTGATCGTCGCTGCCTGACGCGGTCGCGGAGGCCGGCTCCCTTCATTCTTTTCCCGCGTGCCGGAAAAACCGCGGATCAGGTGCTCTATCACCAAGAACCGGCGACAGTATCACGCACAAAAAACAGAAGAGTATTAGTCCCGGCCCATCACGCCGCAGCTCCGTCTCGTTCTTCTGCCCTTTATGATAGTCCCGGCGGTTGGCTTCGTACCGCCGGACCATATCCAGTACTGCCTGTGGTGCCGGCAATTTTCGCCTCTCGTATGATAGATACGCGGGCGTTCCACCATGTAACTTTCTATTTCAAGTGCGCGCCGTAGACAAAGGCGTATCGGCTCTCACGCGGCCAGATTCGGATCCCTGCGCTGTTTCCGGGCACGTTTCGGCCGGGTTCCCGGTTGACCGACTCCCGCCTCCTTAAACCCGGTGATATCCCGCAGCGACTCGATCGCCCCAATCAGGGTGCCCAACTGGTCGTACAGCGGTGCCGCTGTGGCCCAGACATAGATGCCTTTCGGGGATAGGTAGGAGGAGTAGGTCTCAGTGATCAGGTTATCCCCGTGCCGTGTATAGTGGTACTCCTCCAGGGGCACCCGATTCTGATCCAGCGCGAAGTCGATGAGCATCGGGCGCTTCCTGCCGAAAAATGCTATCGAATACTCATAATCCCCTTTACCCAGCATCTCGCCCGCCTTCACCCCGGTCATGTCTTCGACTGCCCGGTTCCAAGCAATGACGACCCCGTTCGTATCGATCACAAACGTTGCATCGGGCAGGAAATTGATGATCGCGGAGAGCTTCTCTTCCGATTGCTGGAGTATATCCTCAGCGTGCTTCCGGTCAGTGATATCATTGCCGATTGCCAAGAGGCCGGTAACCTTTCCTTTCGCATCCCGGATACTCTTGTTCGTCCACGAAATCCATACAAGTTCCTTATTCTTCCGGATATTCCTGCTGACCTTCGACTGGGAGTAATCCGGAAACCGTGACAGGACACCGCTGATTATTTCCTTGTCCGGGGCGGAGGATTCTTCATGGGGGACGATGGTATCGAGTACATTCTGTCCCAGAATCTCCTCTTCTGCAAAACCGAAAAATTTCTGGGCAAACTCGTTGAAGAACGTGATATTCCCCGCCAGAT includes these proteins:
- a CDS encoding chemotaxis protein CheW — encoded protein: MAAKRPAKKKTDKSPAPVQETPVPKVPQKGTEAGGVPEVPAASEPASTPAAGPPAAPIQPEPAPAKPAAAGRMANATATQAKTFEVVVFTLGNEQFAIDLFDVKEVVEYTTITKLPNVPPYIKGIMDLRGEITTIIDLRKRLSLREDPGGVPENSRIIVLDNSVTSTKTGIHVDDVTSVSTFETTRVDYASGAMNNEDEAILGIIKKKVKVNDTETNELIIWLDIRKLIEDIEAD
- a CDS encoding PAS domain-containing protein, which encodes MGTNEAELDRIRDVLRSHRKGLTIAEIARLISLNRISTSKYLNMLLASGQAEMRVHGPSRVFYPTQRVPLSTILNFSTSMVLVMDETLTIIDANNALLTFFSVEKRDLTGQDIRYSPLAAYHIPEVIPVIRKALESQDSTVEINLENDGSENFLKIKGVPTVFESGDHGVTLIADDITELTRYRRHLEQLVDERSRELTDTNARLVRTIDHLRRARRDVKESEKKYRELVENANSIILKTDLAGNITFFNEFAQKFFGFAEEEILGQNVLDTIVPHEESSAPDKEIISGVLSRFPDYSQSKVSRNIRKNKELVWISWTNKSIRDAKGKVTGLLAIGNDITDRKHAEDILQQSEEKLSAIINFLPDATFVIDTNGVVIAWNRAVEDMTGVKAGEMLGKGDYEYSIAFFGRKRPMLIDFALDQNRVPLEEYHYTRHGDNLITETYSSYLSPKGIYVWATAAPLYDQLGTLIGAIESLRDITGFKEAGVGQPGTRPKRARKQRRDPNLAA